The genomic region GTTCGGCCGCCGACTCGAAGCGTACCGGACGCGTTATGGATGTCGATGGCTCGCGCCGACTCCCGCGCGTACCCCACCGGACGTCCAGGCGGCCCGTGGCGCCGTCCCTCCTCGACGCGCCGACCGAGGTGCGCCCAGCCCTGTCCGACGCGCCCACGGAGGTGCGCCCGGCCCTGTTCGACGGGCGGCCGGCCCTGACCGACGCGCCGACCGAGGTGCGTCCGTCCCTGTTCGACGCACCGACCATGATCATGGGGCGGTCCGACAACCCCACCGCGTTGATGACCGCTGTACGCAAGCAGTCGCCGGTCTTCGTCGACCCCAGCGGTCGGCGCCTCTCCCGCCTGCGCCTGCTCGCGTACGTCGCGGGGCTACTCGGCCTGATCTACACCGCGCTGGTGGGTGTCAGCTTCGCTGGCGTGGTGGAGCCGCACACGGTGCTCCCGTTCGTCGACGAGGTCAAGCAGTCCGAGCGGCCCGCACCGCAGACCGGGGCGACCGCAGCCGTTCCCGATCCGTCGACGGCTGCCCCCCGCACGCCGACGGTCACCACGGCGCCCACAGCAGTCCCGGCGCTACCCCCCTCGCTGGCACCCACCCGGTCACCGAGTGTCACCCGCCCGCCGGCCGCCACCCGCCCACCGACCCGCGACCCGGCGGGCCGGCCGACCCCCTCCAGGCCGGCACCGACCGCCCCGCAGGCCCCCGCACCCACTGTGACGGCACCCACCGAGAACCCGCCGTCGGTGCCGGACGAACGGCCCGAGCAGGCCGTCGGTCCCCGCGCCGATGGCTGAACCGACGATCACACCGACCCGCCACCGCCGCCGGGCCGTACCGCAACCGCGGTGGATCCTGCTCGGCATGCTGCTTGCCGTCCTGGGCAGCGTGCTCTTCGTCAACGCGTACACGAACGCCTCCTTCACGCCGGACCACCACCAGAGCAGCAGCGGCCAGCGGGACGTCCCCACCTCGGTGGTGACCGGCGGACCGATTATCAGCGCCAACAGCGAGCAGGTCCGCTCCTACCGGCTGCCGGAGCGGACGATCGCGCTCACCTTCGACGACGGCCCCGACCCGGTCTGGACCCCCGAGGTGCTCCGCGTCCTGGACGCCCACCAGGTCAAGGGCACGTTCTTCGTGCTGGGCTCGCAGGTTTCCCGGCACCCCGACGCGGCCCGGAGCCTTGTCGCGGGTGGCCACGAGGTCGGCGTGCACACCTTCACCCACCCCCAGCTCGCCGAGCTGCCGGCCTGGCGGCGACAGCTGGAGTACGGGCAGACGCAGCTCGTCGTGGCGGCCGTCACCGGCGTGCGGACCCCACTGATCAGGTTTCCCTACTCCTCGCACGCCAACGCTATCGACAACCGGGACTGGCCGGTGGTGAGGTCCGCCGGTGATCTGGGCTATCTGACGGTGCTCAACGACACCGACAGCAAGGACTGGGCACGACCCGGCGTAGAAAAGATCATCGAGAATGCGACCCCGGACGGTACGTCGGGTGCGGTCACGCTGTGGCACGACGCCGGCGGCGACCGCTCACAGACAGTGGCCGCCCTGGACCGGTTCATCCCGCTGATGAAGGAACGGGGATACCGCTTCGTCACCGCCACCGAGGGACTGAACCTCGCCTTCGCCGCCGCCGGTGTCGACCACCGGGTGGACGCCGGGGTGGCAGCCACCGCCGGGGACCGCTGGCGCGGCCGGATGCTGGTCTGGGCGGTGCGCGGCGCCGACGACGTGCTGGGCGTGCTCGGCGTCCTGTTCGTCCTCGTCGGCGCGCTCACGGTGGGGCGTACCGCAGTGCTGATCGTGCTCTCCGGCCGGCACGCCCGCCGCCGTCGGTCCAGGGACTGGACGTGGGGGCCGCCGGTCACCGAGCCGGTGTCGGTGATCGTGCCCGCGTACAACGAGAAGGAGGGGATCGCCGCGGCGGTCCGCTCGCTCGCCAATGGCGACCATCCCGGCGGGATCGAGGTGATCGTCGTCGACGACGGCTCCACCGACGGGACCGCGGACATCGTCGAGGCGCTCCGCCTGCCGAACGTCCGGGTGGTCCGCAAGCCCAACGGCGGCAAGCCCAGCGCGTTGAACACCGGCATCGCGCTGGCCCGGCACGACCTGCTCGTGCTTGTCGACGGGGACACCATCTTCGAGCCCGACTCCGTCCGTCGGCTGGTGCAGCCGTTCGCCGACCCCCGG from Micromonospora profundi harbors:
- a CDS encoding bifunctional polysaccharide deacetylase/glycosyltransferase family 2 protein, whose translation is MAEPTITPTRHRRRAVPQPRWILLGMLLAVLGSVLFVNAYTNASFTPDHHQSSSGQRDVPTSVVTGGPIISANSEQVRSYRLPERTIALTFDDGPDPVWTPEVLRVLDAHQVKGTFFVLGSQVSRHPDAARSLVAGGHEVGVHTFTHPQLAELPAWRRQLEYGQTQLVVAAVTGVRTPLIRFPYSSHANAIDNRDWPVVRSAGDLGYLTVLNDTDSKDWARPGVEKIIENATPDGTSGAVTLWHDAGGDRSQTVAALDRFIPLMKERGYRFVTATEGLNLAFAAAGVDHRVDAGVAATAGDRWRGRMLVWAVRGADDVLGVLGVLFVLVGALTVGRTAVLIVLSGRHARRRRSRDWTWGPPVTEPVSVIVPAYNEKEGIAAAVRSLANGDHPGGIEVIVVDDGSTDGTADIVEALRLPNVRVVRKPNGGKPSALNTGIALARHDLLVLVDGDTIFEPDSVRRLVQPFADPRVGAVAGNVKVGNRRSLIAKWQHIEYVIGFNLDRRLYETLRCMPTVPGAIGGFRREALRYAGGLTDDTLAEDTDITIALGRAGWKIVYEETARAWTEAPTSIGQLWKQRYRWSYGTMQALWKHRRSVLDRGASGRFTRRCLFFVSLFGVLLPLLAPVIDLMALYGLFFLDRKATAIAWLAMLGMQLVTAMVAFRLDREKLGVLWVLPLQQFAYRQLMYLVIIQSVVTALTGGRLGWQKLRRTGLEPPPIAPVRPPSPVDARPAP